A window of the Motacilla alba alba isolate MOTALB_02 chromosome 26, Motacilla_alba_V1.0_pri, whole genome shotgun sequence genome harbors these coding sequences:
- the NGF gene encoding beta-nerve growth factor isoform X2, translating to MPMLFYTLTVAFLIGTQAAPKSEDNAPLEFPAEHSLLSTRSDRHHVAQEAPQTSHGHATRSLGRREALNITVDPKIFRKRRFRSPRVLFSTEPPPVAGQGRNLGFLSGAGALNRTARSRRSTHPVLHRGEFSVCDSVSMWVGDKTTATDIKGKEVTVLGEVNINNNVFKQYFFETKCRDPKPVSGGCRGIDAKHWNSYCTTTHTFVKALTMEGKQAAWRFIRIDTACVCVLSRKAARP from the coding sequence ATGCCCATGCTGTTCTACACTCTGACTGTAGCTTTTTTGATCGGCACACAGGCAGCTCCCAAGTCAGAGGACAATGCTCCACTGGAGTTTCCTGCAGAACACTCCCTGCTCAGTACCCGGAGCGACCGACACCACGTTGCCCAGGAGGCTCCGCAGACATCCCACGGCCACGCCACGCGGAGCCTCGGCAGGAGAGAAGCTCTAAACATCACCGTGGACCCCAAAATCTTTCGGAAGCGGCGTTTCCGGTCTCCCCGGGTGCTGTTCAGCACGGAGCCCCCGCCGGTGGCCGGGCAGGGGCGGAATTTGGGATTTCTCAGTGGGGCAGGGGCTCTCAACAGgactgccaggagcaggaggagcacgCACCCCGTGCTGCACCGCGGGGAGTTCTCGGTGTGCGACAGCGTCAGCATGTGGGTCGGGGACAAAACCACAGCCACCGACATCAAGGGCAAGGAGGTGACGGTGCTGGGCGAGGTCAACATCAACAACAACGTCTTTAAGCAGTACTTTTTCGAGACCAAGTGCAGGGACCCCAAGCCGGTGTCGGGCGGGTGCCGCGGCATCGACGCCAAGCACTGGAACTCGTACTGCACCACCACCCACACCTTCGTCAAGGCCCTGACCATGGAGGGCAAGCAGGCGGCCTGGAGGTTCATCCGCATCGACACCGCCTGCGTCTGCGTGCTCAGCAGGAAGGCGGCCAGGCCCTGA